The Apodemus sylvaticus chromosome 22, mApoSyl1.1, whole genome shotgun sequence genome includes a region encoding these proteins:
- the Slc12a9 gene encoding solute carrier family 12 member 9 — MASESSPLLAYRLLGEEGAAFPPNGAGAPGVPSARKLSTFLGVVVPTVLSMFSIVVFLRIGFVVGHAGLLQALAMLLVAYIILALTVLSVCAIATNGAVRGGGAYFMISRTLGPEVGGSIGLMFYLANVCGCAVSLLGLVESILDVFGADVTGSSGIQVLPQGYGWNLLYGSLLLGLVGGVCTLGAGLYARASFLTFLLVSGSLASVLVSFVAVGPRNIPLAPRPGTNGSSVPQRHGHFTGFNGSTLKDNLGAGYAEDYTTGAMTTFATVFAVLFNGCTGIMAGANMSGELKDPSRAIPLGTIIAVAYTFFIYILLFFLSSFTCDRALLQEDYGFFRDISLWPPLVLIGIYATALSASMSSLIGASRILHALAQDDLFGVILAPAKVVSGGGNPWGAVLYSWGLVQLVLLAGKLNTLAAVVTVFYLVAYAAVDLSCLSLEWASAPNFRPTFSLFSWHTCLLGVASCLLMMFLISPGAAGGSLLLMGLLSALLTARGGPSSWGYVSQALLFHQVRKYLLRLDVRKEHVKFWRPQLLLLVGNPRGALPLLRLANQLKKGGLYVLGHVTLGDLDSLPSDPVQPQYGAWLSLVDLAQVKAFVDLTLSPSVRQGAQHLLRIAGLGGMKPNTLVLGFYDDAPPQDHFLTDPAFSEPAEGTREGGSPALSTLFPPPRAPGSPRALSPQDYVATVADALKMNKNVVLARACGALPPERLSRGSGSSAQLHHVDVWPLNLLRPRGGPGYVDVCGLFLLQMATILSMVPAWHSARLRIFLCLGPREAPGAAEGRLRALLSQLRIRAEVQEVVWGEGAEPGEPEEEEGDFVNGGRGDEEAEALASSANALVRAQQGRGTGGSPGGPEGRDGEEGPSTALTFLYLPRPPADPARYPRYLALLETLSRDLGPTLLIHGVTPVTCTDL; from the exons ATGGCCAGTGAGAGCTCCCCTCTGTTGGCCTACCGGCttctgggggaggagggggctgcCTTCCCTCCCAATGGAGCCGGAGCACCTGGAGTGCCGTCAGCACGCAAGCTCTCCACCttcctgggtgtggtggtgcccaCCGTCCTGTCCATGTTTAGTATAGTCGTGTTTCTAAGGATCG GGTTCGTGGTGGGCCATGCTGGGTTGTTACAGGCCTTGGCCATGCTCCTGGTTGCCTACATCATTCTGGCCCTAACAGTCCTCTCAGTGTGCGCCATTGCCACCAATGGAGCCGTGAGAGGGGGCGGAGCCTACT TCATGATCAGCAGGACCCTGGGGCCTGAAGTTGGTGGCAGCATCGGCCTCATGTTCTACCTGGCTAACGTCTGTGGCTGTGCCGTGTCCCTGCTGGGGCTGGTGGAGTCTATCCTGGATGTCTTCGGGGCTG ATGTCACAGGCTCCAGTGGGATCCAGGTTCTGCCCCAGGGTTATGGCTGGAATCTGCTGTATGGCTCCCTCCTGCTGGGCCTCGTGGGTGGCGTGTGCACTCTGGGAGCCGGGCTCTATGCCCGCGCCTCCTTTCTCACATTCCTGCTGGTTTCCGGCTCCTTGGCCTCTGTGCTGGTCAGCTTTGTGGCCGTGGGACCCAGGAACATCCCGTTAGCTCCGCGCCCGGGCACCAATGGCTCCTCCGTGCCACAACGGCACGGCCACTTCACCGGGTTCAACGGAAGCACCCTGAAGGATAACTTAGGCG CTGGCTACGCTGAGGACTACACCACAGGCGCCATGACGACTTTTGCCACTGTCTTTGCTGTCCTCTTCAACGGCTGCACTGGCATCATGGCTGGGGCCAACATGTCGG GAGAGCTCAAGGACCCCAGCAGGGCAATTCCTTTGGGCACCATCATCGCAGTTGCCTATACCTTCTTCATCTACATCCTGCTGTTCTTCCTCTCCAGCTTCACTTGTGACAG AGCCCTGCTTCAGGAAGACTATGGCTTCTTCCGCGACATCAGCTTGTGGCCCCCGCTCGTGCTGATCGGTATCTACGCCACGGCCCTCTCAGCCTCCATGAGCTCTCTCATCGGTGCTTCCCGGATCCTGCATGCGCTGGCCCAGGATGACCTCTTCG gggtcatcttGGCACCAGCCAAGGTGGTATCTGGAGGGGGCAATCCCTGGGGTGCCGTCCTGTATTCCTGGGGCCTGGTGCAG CTGGTGCTGCTGGCTGGGAAGCTGAACACATTGGCTGCTGTGGTCACCGTCTTCTACTTGGTGGCGTACGCGGCGGTGGACCTGTCTTGCCTGAGTCTGGAGTGGGCTTCAGCCCCTAACTTCCG CCCCACCTTCAGCCTGTTCTCCTGGCACACCTGCCTGCTTGGGGTGGCCTCCTGCCTGCTGATGATGTTCCTCATTAGTCCCGGGGCCGCCGGTGGGTCCCTTCTTCTCATGGGACTGCTTTCTGCGCTTCTCACCGCCCGAGGAGGACCCAGCAGTTGGGGCTATGTCAGCCAAGCCTTGCTTTTCCACCAG GTGCGGAAGTACCTGCTCCGCCTGGATGTCCGCAAGGAGCACGTGAAGTTCTGGCGGCCGCAGCTGCTGCTCCTGGTGGGAAACCCCCGGGGGGCCCTGCCTCTGCTGCGGCTGGCCAACCAGCTAAAGAAGGGGGGACTCTACGTGCTGGGCCATGTCACTCTGGGAGACCTCG ACTCCTTACCATCAGACCCTGTGCAGCCGCAGTATGGCGCATGGCTGAGCCTGGTGGACCTTGCCCAAGTGAAGGCCTTCGTGGACCTTACCCTGTCCCCCTCCGTGCGCCAGGGCGCTCAGCATCTACTGCGGATCGCTGGCCTTG GCGGCATGAAGCCCAACACGTTGGTGCTCGGTTTTTACGACGACGCCCCACCCCAGGACCATTTTCTAACAGACCCAGCCTTCTCTGAACCTGCAGAGGGCACCAGAGAGGGCGGGTCGCCAGCCCTGAGCACGCTGTTCCCTCCGCCTCGAGCCCCTGGGAGCCCCAGGGCTCTCAGTCCCCAAGACTACGTGGCTACGGTGGCAGATGCTCTCAAGATGAACAAGAACGTGGTTCTCGCCCGAGCGTGTGGGGCTCTGCCGCCGGAGCGGCTAAGCCGGGGGTCCGGGAGCAGCGCTCAGCTCCATCATGTGGACGTGTGGCCCTTGAACCTGCTGAGGCCCCGGGGTGGACCTGGCTACGTGGACGTCTGTGGCCTTTTTCTGTTGCAGATGGCTACCATCTTAAGCATGGTGCCTGCCTGGCACAGTGCCCGGCTCCGGATCTTCCTGTGCTTGGGGCCCAGGGAGGCTCCGGGGGCAGCAGAGGGAAGGCTCCGGGCCCTCTTGAGTCAACTCAGGATCCGGGCAGAGGTGCAGGAGGTGGTGTGGGGTGAAGGGGCCGAGCCTGGGGagcctgaggaagaggagggggactTTGTGAATGGTGGCCGAGGAGACGAAGAGGCTGAGGCCCTAGCTTCCAGTGCCAATGCCCTGGTGCGCGCCCAGCAGGGGCGAGGCACAGGAGGCAGCCCTGGGGGACCCGAAGGAAGGGACGGGGAGGAGGGACCCTCCACAGCCCTTACCTTCCTGTACCTGCCTCGGCCGCCTGCTGATCCTGCCCGCTACCCCAGATACCTGGCACTGCTGGAGACCCTGAGCCGGGATCTGGGTCCCACCCTTCTTATCCACGGGGTCACTCCGGTAACCTGTACTGATCTCTGA